The following coding sequences lie in one Flavobacterium cyclinae genomic window:
- a CDS encoding T9SS type A sorting domain-containing protein, protein MKLKLLSLQTSFFIIFFFVTAINVYATDYYVNDAFTSADIYTTAAGNNANDGLSPATPKATLAAAMTVASNGDRIYIDYGNYNEVGLNINKSLEIIGVGEEMTVFKRISGVNRWGVISANNVKISKLTITEYNLASDGIAISITAGTGIEFNRVNIYANVGSAGQGAVWVTGASTSVTFKNSGSPCNRVGAANYGGAFKIEDATVVIDNCSINNNIISALYGGGVLVAGNNSNVSIINTTFDDNEASSGGALAVTGSNATVNVSGSCFNNNRATIAVSNEGGGAVFIRPSVNSSTSTINFSNCSFNGNTSIGASSDGGAVCITNLNSPNININFTTCSFSGNSTNDDGDDIYFRKALSAIYNITFRNNTFFDVFAGAKVNLYNNNLSASEIKFEGLITPSGISANGNIVTSPNGIAIDQPEMFGNYTESSSSLPTTLPVTRCIDRFDGVCGTATATIACVTENIWDGSTWSKGTPTIFQHVILNANYNTQTHGNINACQMTVKTGVTLDIVDDVDGTYVYVVNSIFNNGTINVSSKANLVQVNHPLDLNEEPIVTPVINFSKNTGNKIRWDYVYWSKPVSNAILPVFNSKFDIKYYWDPDFCVNGVNFSYEGWRSLYSEPAVGTGFITRVKTSAGIIPTNITLNYSGTSNNGDYNATIKYYDDEHHAFKNYTLLGNPYPGAIKFENFYNDNKDKIYGTVYLWSSNTPYPGSGLYQQADYASFNLTGGVGVPMASTQSPNGLLPNGYIASAQGFMVRPKVNGTVLFTNSQRTKDIPSNNQFYRGELEQKDRFWLRLTDANGKYNDLLIGYIKGATNGFDEAYDGPINSVSRIKFYSILLNKKLIIQGRSEFDDSDKVEIGYSVLNPTTMLTISLNKSEGVFVNQKIYLHDKKLNFYHDLTESDYFFYNDETQNRFEIVYKLKSQENNEIISDETTVISYFNNGLLGVESNINIEKIELFDVSGKMVFFNNINTSSKFFQQNLTLSNGVYILNVVCENGVKKSIKILN, encoded by the coding sequence ATGAAATTAAAATTACTCTCTCTACAAACGTCTTTTTTTATAATTTTTTTCTTTGTTACTGCAATAAATGTATATGCAACCGATTATTATGTTAACGATGCATTTACATCAGCTGATATATACACTACAGCGGCGGGTAATAATGCTAATGACGGTTTATCACCAGCAACTCCAAAGGCAACCTTAGCTGCAGCTATGACAGTAGCTTCTAATGGTGATAGAATATATATAGATTACGGAAATTATAATGAAGTAGGACTAAATATCAATAAAAGTTTAGAAATTATTGGTGTTGGTGAAGAAATGACTGTCTTTAAGAGAATTTCAGGTGTAAATAGATGGGGAGTTATTTCTGCTAATAATGTAAAAATTTCAAAATTAACTATTACTGAATATAATTTAGCAAGTGATGGTATTGCTATTTCTATAACAGCCGGTACAGGAATAGAATTTAATCGTGTTAATATTTATGCAAATGTTGGAAGTGCTGGTCAAGGTGCGGTTTGGGTAACGGGTGCTTCTACTAGTGTAACATTTAAAAATTCTGGAAGCCCATGTAATAGAGTTGGAGCTGCTAATTATGGAGGTGCTTTTAAAATTGAAGATGCTACTGTAGTTATAGACAATTGTAGTATTAATAACAATATTATTTCAGCTCTTTATGGAGGAGGAGTTTTAGTAGCTGGTAATAATTCTAATGTTTCAATTATTAATACAACTTTTGATGATAATGAAGCTAGTAGTGGAGGTGCATTAGCAGTAACTGGATCTAATGCAACTGTAAATGTTTCAGGTTCTTGTTTTAATAATAACAGAGCAACTATAGCTGTATCAAATGAAGGTGGAGGAGCGGTATTCATTAGACCTAGTGTAAATTCTTCAACTTCAACTATTAATTTTTCAAACTGTAGCTTTAATGGAAATACTTCAATTGGAGCTTCCTCTGATGGTGGAGCAGTATGTATAACTAATTTAAATTCTCCAAATATAAATATCAATTTTACGACTTGTTCGTTTTCTGGAAATAGTACAAACGATGATGGTGATGATATCTATTTTAGAAAAGCATTATCAGCGATATATAATATAACATTCAGAAATAATACTTTTTTTGATGTGTTTGCTGGGGCAAAAGTGAATTTGTATAATAATAATCTTTCAGCTTCAGAAATTAAATTTGAAGGCTTAATTACTCCTTCTGGAATTAGTGCAAATGGTAATATTGTTACAAGTCCAAATGGAATAGCAATTGATCAACCAGAAATGTTTGGTAATTATACGGAATCATCATCTAGTTTACCGACTACTTTGCCTGTTACTCGTTGTATTGATAGATTTGATGGTGTTTGTGGAACCGCAACAGCTACTATTGCGTGTGTAACTGAAAATATTTGGGATGGAAGTACTTGGTCTAAAGGAACTCCTACAATTTTTCAGCATGTAATATTGAATGCTAATTATAATACTCAAACACATGGAAACATCAATGCTTGTCAAATGACGGTAAAAACTGGAGTAACTCTTGATATTGTTGATGATGTAGATGGAACATATGTGTATGTAGTAAATTCAATTTTTAATAATGGTACAATTAACGTAAGCTCTAAAGCAAATTTAGTTCAAGTTAATCATCCTTTAGATTTAAATGAAGAACCTATTGTAACGCCTGTTATTAATTTTTCAAAAAATACAGGGAATAAAATAAGATGGGATTATGTTTATTGGTCAAAACCAGTGAGTAATGCTATTTTGCCAGTATTTAATTCAAAGTTTGATATTAAATATTATTGGGATCCTGATTTTTGTGTTAATGGTGTTAATTTTAGTTATGAAGGATGGAGAAGTTTATACAGCGAGCCAGCTGTTGGAACTGGTTTTATAACAAGAGTAAAAACATCTGCCGGAATTATACCAACAAATATCACATTAAATTATTCTGGAACTTCAAATAATGGCGATTATAATGCAACAATTAAATATTACGATGATGAACATCACGCATTCAAAAATTATACTTTATTAGGTAACCCATATCCAGGTGCTATAAAATTTGAAAACTTTTATAATGATAATAAAGATAAAATTTATGGTACTGTTTATTTGTGGTCTTCAAACACTCCTTATCCAGGTAGTGGTCTTTATCAACAAGCCGACTATGCATCTTTTAATCTAACGGGTGGTGTTGGTGTCCCAATGGCATCCACTCAATCCCCTAATGGGTTATTACCAAATGGATATATTGCTTCTGCTCAAGGTTTTATGGTTAGACCTAAAGTAAATGGAACAGTTTTATTTACTAATTCTCAAAGAACAAAAGATATTCCTAGTAATAATCAATTTTACAGAGGAGAATTGGAACAAAAAGATAGATTTTGGTTGAGATTAACGGATGCAAATGGTAAATACAATGACTTATTAATTGGTTATATAAAAGGAGCTACAAATGGTTTTGATGAAGCATACGATGGTCCAATTAACTCAGTATCAAGAATTAAATTTTATTCAATTTTATTAAATAAAAAACTAATCATACAAGGAAGAAGTGAGTTTGATGATTCTGATAAGGTTGAAATTGGTTATTCTGTCCTTAATCCGACAACTATGTTAACCATTAGTTTAAATAAATCGGAAGGAGTTTTTGTTAATCAAAAAATTTATTTACACGATAAAAAATTAAATTTTTATCATGATTTAACAGAGTCTGATTATTTCTTTTATAACGACGAAACTCAAAATAGATTTGAAATTGTTTATAAGCTAAAATCTCAAGAAAATAATGAAATTATCTCTGATGAAACTACGGTAATTTCTTATTTTAATAATGGATTATTAGGTGTTGAAAGTAATATTAATATTGAAAAAATTGAATTGTTTGATGTTTCAGGTAAAATGGTGTTTTTTAATAATATTAATACATCATCTAAATTTTTTCAACAAAATTTAACGCTATCAAATGGAGTATATATTCTAAATGTGGTATGTGAAAACGGTGTAAAAAAGTCAATTAAAATTTTAAATTAA
- a CDS encoding choice-of-anchor L domain-containing protein has protein sequence MKIFFRIVFVLYVFFLGGTESFAQITINNTLYTPTQLVDGVLVPSTSGTIISNVQFRGVYNSSNRYQVGYFSTATTTLAQLGFSNGIVLSTGNTSTIPLALGSNPRATQMATAYTSGTPGELRQTGTPAPPIIQDLDVLAGASNYFNGAILEFDFIPVENSVSFRYVFGSEEYSDNSGSINYQCSNYNDKFGFLISGPGISGGQGFSNDARNIARLGNGSEVSINSVNSGVVGSSGGAPSASNCLAANASWVQNTPTPEFLGTIDGTQLNGNTRILTATQTGLTPGQTYHIKLIITDVGDATYDSVVYLEAGSFTTEFSCDAGANQSLCDVTSTTLAAVSPATGTWSVISGSGTFVSNTDPNTIVNGLAPGANVLRWTASDLSCFSEVTINVNLSPAVPTITTTPADCSSAGVSTITNYNASNTYTFSPVGPTVGAGGVVSGMTVGTIYTVTASLSGCTSAASATFSIDPQLPPTTPTISTTAPTCSSAGVSTITNYSASNIYTFTPVGPTVGAGGIISGMTVGTSYTVTADNGICLTPQSASFSIAAQLPTPAVPAITTTPADCSSAGVSTITNYNTSNTYTFSPVGPTVGAGGVVSGMTVGTIYTVTASLSGCTSAASATFSIDPQLPPTTPTISTTAPTCSSAGVSTITNYSASNIYTFTPVGPTVGAGGLISGMTVGTSYTVTADNGICLTPQSASFSNAAQLPTPAVPTITTTPADCSSAGVSTITNYNASNTYTFSPVGPTVGAGGVVSGMTVGTIYTVTASLSGCTSAASATFSIDPQLPPTTPTISTTAPTCSSAGVSTITNYSASNIYTFTPVGPTVGAGGVISGMTVGTSYTVTADNGICLTPQSASFSIAAQLPTPAVPTITSVAATCSASGSSTISNYNASNTYTFSPVGPTVGAGGLISGMTFGTIYTVTASLGGCISTASASFSNAPQLSTPDEPTITSLAATCSSAGSSTISNYNASNTYTFSPVGPTVGAGGLISGMTFGTSYTVTATNGGCTSLASASFSNDAQLPTPTVPTITTTPADCSSAGSSTILNYIASNTYTFTPVGPTVGAGGLISGMTVGTSYTVTATNGGCTSAASASFSNAAQLPTPVVPTITSVAATCSAAGSSTISNYNASNTYTFSPVGPTVGAGGLISGMTVGTSYTVTATDGGCTSAASASFSNEAQLPTPAVPTITSVAADCSAAGSSTISNYNASNTYTFSPVGPTVGAGGLISGMTVGTSYTVTAINGGCTSAASASFSNAAQLPTPAVPTITSVAADCSASGSSTISNYNASNTYTFTPVGPTVGAGGLISGMTFGTSYTVTATNGGCTSAASASFSNDAQLESPSVSITHGCNGLDYELIASETINATYQWFDGNGNLIGSSPIIVIDNSDTYEVQVTLNGCMTNEYVTINNSFCSIPKGISPNNDGDNDSWDLSNLNIQKAQIFNRYGVEVYTKDNYTNEWEGRTNSGDELPTATYYYVLTFSNGTVKTGWVYLNRVN, from the coding sequence ATGAAAATATTTTTCAGAATTGTTTTTGTATTGTATGTGTTTTTTTTGGGTGGGACAGAATCTTTTGCTCAAATTACAATTAATAATACATTATACACTCCAACGCAATTGGTTGATGGTGTATTAGTTCCTTCTACAAGTGGAACTATAATCTCAAATGTTCAATTTAGGGGTGTTTATAATAGTTCAAATCGATATCAAGTTGGTTATTTTTCTACAGCTACTACAACATTAGCCCAATTAGGATTTTCCAATGGTATTGTGTTGTCTACTGGAAATACGTCAACAATTCCCCTTGCTTTAGGTTCAAATCCTAGAGCAACTCAAATGGCTACAGCATATACTTCAGGCACGCCAGGAGAATTGAGACAAACAGGAACGCCAGCACCTCCAATAATTCAAGATTTAGATGTTTTAGCAGGGGCAAGTAATTATTTCAACGGTGCAATTTTAGAATTTGATTTTATACCTGTAGAAAATTCGGTTTCATTTAGATATGTTTTCGGATCTGAGGAATATAGTGATAATTCTGGATCAATTAATTATCAATGTTCAAATTATAATGATAAATTTGGATTTTTAATCAGTGGTCCAGGGATTTCAGGTGGTCAAGGCTTTTCTAATGATGCCAGAAATATTGCTCGATTAGGAAATGGATCTGAAGTTTCTATCAACTCGGTTAATTCTGGAGTTGTTGGTTCTAGTGGAGGAGCTCCTAGTGCATCAAACTGTTTAGCAGCTAATGCTTCTTGGGTTCAAAATACACCTACTCCTGAATTTTTAGGTACTATTGATGGAACACAATTAAATGGTAATACAAGAATTCTTACTGCTACTCAAACAGGCTTAACTCCAGGTCAAACCTACCATATCAAATTAATTATTACTGATGTAGGAGATGCTACCTATGATAGTGTTGTTTATTTAGAAGCGGGAAGTTTTACTACTGAATTTTCTTGTGATGCAGGTGCTAATCAATCGTTATGTGATGTAACTTCAACTACTTTAGCTGCTGTTTCTCCAGCAACTGGTACATGGAGTGTAATATCTGGTTCAGGTACATTTGTATCAAATACAGACCCAAATACTATTGTTAACGGACTTGCTCCTGGGGCAAATGTTTTAAGATGGACTGCATCTGATTTATCATGTTTTTCTGAAGTTACAATAAATGTGAATTTATCTCCTGCAGTTCCTACAATTACAACAACCCCAGCGGATTGTTCATCAGCAGGAGTATCAACAATCACAAATTACAACGCATCAAATACCTATACTTTCTCACCAGTTGGACCAACAGTTGGAGCTGGTGGAGTTGTTTCTGGCATGACCGTTGGAACAATTTATACTGTAACTGCTTCATTAAGTGGATGTACATCTGCAGCATCAGCTACTTTTAGTATCGACCCACAATTACCTCCAACAACGCCAACTATTTCAACAACAGCACCAACATGTTCATCTGCTGGAGTGTCAACAATCACTAATTATAGTGCTTCAAATATTTATACGTTCACACCAGTTGGGCCAACAGTTGGAGCAGGAGGAATTATTTCAGGAATGACCGTTGGAACAAGTTATACAGTTACAGCTGATAATGGTATTTGTTTGACCCCTCAATCAGCTAGTTTCAGCATTGCGGCACAATTACCGACACCTGCAGTTCCTGCAATTACAACAACCCCAGCGGATTGTTCATCAGCAGGAGTATCAACAATTACAAATTACAATACTTCGAATACTTATACTTTCTCACCAGTTGGACCAACAGTTGGAGCTGGAGGAGTTGTTTCAGGTATGACCGTTGGAACAATTTATACTGTAACTGCTTCATTAAGTGGATGTACATCTGCAGCATCAGCTACTTTTAGTATCGACCCCCAATTACCACCAACAACGCCAACTATTTCAACAACGGCACCAACATGTTCATCTGCTGGAGTATCTACAATCACTAATTATAGTGCTTCAAATATTTATACGTTCACACCAGTTGGGCCAACAGTTGGAGCAGGAGGATTAATTTCAGGAATGACCGTTGGAACAAGTTATACAGTTACAGCTGATAATGGTATTTGTTTGACCCCTCAATCAGCTAGTTTTAGCAATGCGGCACAATTACCGACACCTGCAGTTCCTACAATTACAACAACTCCAGCGGATTGTTCATCAGCAGGAGTATCAACAATTACAAATTACAATGCTTCGAATACCTATACTTTCTCACCAGTTGGACCAACAGTTGGAGCTGGTGGAGTTGTTTCAGGTATGACCGTTGGAACAATTTATACTGTAACTGCTTCATTAAGTGGATGTACATCTGCAGCATCAGCTACTTTTAGTATCGACCCCCAATTACCACCAACAACGCCAACTATTTCAACAACGGCACCAACATGTTCATCTGCTGGAGTATCTACAATCACTAATTATAGTGCTTCAAATATTTATACGTTCACACCAGTTGGACCAACAGTTGGAGCAGGAGGAGTTATTTCAGGAATGACCGTTGGAACAAGTTATACAGTTACCGCCGATAATGGTATTTGTTTGACACCTCAATCAGCTAGTTTCAGTATTGCTGCACAATTACCAACACCAGCTGTACCAACGATTACTTCAGTTGCAGCTACTTGTTCTGCATCAGGAAGTTCAACAATTTCAAATTACAACGCATCAAATACGTATACATTCTCACCTGTAGGACCAACAGTTGGCGCAGGAGGATTGATTTCAGGAATGACATTTGGAACAATTTATACTGTTACTGCTTCATTAGGTGGGTGTATTTCAACAGCATCAGCTAGTTTTAGTAATGCACCACAATTGTCAACACCTGATGAGCCAACGATTACTTCATTAGCGGCTACATGTTCATCAGCAGGAAGTTCAACGATTTCAAATTACAATGCATCGAATACATACACATTTTCACCAGTTGGACCAACAGTTGGAGCAGGAGGTTTAATTTCTGGAATGACATTTGGAACAAGTTATACAGTAACAGCAACCAATGGAGGATGTACTTCATTAGCATCAGCTAGTTTTAGTAATGATGCGCAATTACCAACACCTACAGTTCCTACAATTACAACAACTCCAGCGGATTGTTCATCAGCAGGAAGTTCAACGATATTAAATTATATTGCATCTAATACATACACGTTCACACCAGTTGGACCAACAGTTGGAGCAGGAGGATTGATTTCAGGTATGACAGTTGGAACAAGTTATACAGTAACAGCAACCAATGGAGGATGTACTTCAGCAGCATCAGCTAGTTTTAGTAATGCAGCTCAGTTACCAACACCAGTTGTACCAACGATTACTTCAGTAGCGGCTACATGTTCAGCAGCTGGAAGTTCAACGATTTCAAATTACAATGCATCGAATACATACACGTTTTCACCAGTTGGACCAACAGTTGGCGCAGGAGGATTGATTTCAGGTATGACAGTTGGAACAAGTTATACAGTAACAGCAACCGATGGAGGATGTACTTCAGCAGCATCAGCTAGTTTTAGTAATGAAGCACAATTACCAACACCAGCTGTACCAACAATTACTTCAGTAGCAGCAGATTGTTCAGCAGCAGGTAGTTCAACGATTTCAAATTACAATGCATCGAATACCTATACGTTTTCACCAGTTGGACCAACAGTTGGCGCAGGAGGATTGATTTCAGGTATGACCGTTGGAACAAGTTATACAGTAACAGCAATTAATGGAGGATGTACTTCAGCAGCATCAGCTAGTTTTAGTAATGCAGCACAATTACCAACACCAGCTGTACCAACAATTACTTCAGTAGCAGCAGATTGTTCTGCATCAGGAAGTTCAACGATTTCAAATTACAATGCATCGAATACATACACGTTCACACCAGTTGGACCAACGGTTGGCGCAGGAGGATTGATTTCAGGTATGACATTTGGAACAAGTTATACAGTAACAGCAACCAATGGAGGATGTACTTCAGCGGCATCAGCTAGTTTTAGTAATGATGCGCAATTAGAATCACCATCTGTATCAATTACCCATGGTTGTAATGGTTTAGATTATGAATTAATAGCTTCTGAAACGATTAATGCAACTTATCAATGGTTTGATGGTAATGGAAATTTAATTGGTTCATCACCAATTATAGTTATTGATAATTCAGATACTTATGAAGTGCAAGTAACTTTAAACGGATGTATGACAAATGAATATGTAACAATAAACAATTCTTTTTGTTCTATTCCAAAAGGTATCTCTCCAAATAATGATGGAGATAATGACTCATGGGATCTTTCCAATTTAAATATTCAAAAAGCTCAAATCTTTAATCGTTATGGTGTAGAGGTTTATACAAAGGATAATTATACAAATGAGTGGGAAGGAAGAACAAATTCAGGAGATGAATTACCAACAGCAACTTATTATTATGTTCTTACATTTTCAAATGGAACTGTGAAAACTGGATGGGTTTATTTAAATAGAGTAAATTAA
- a CDS encoding PorP/SprF family type IX secretion system membrane protein has product MKERIIQFVILFVGIIAFAQQDPHYTQYMYNMSVMNPAYAGSKENLSMGLLYRKQWVEIEDAPTTGTFFGHTAVGKNVGLGLSFISDKIGPVEENNVYGDFSYTLNLGGDHKLAFGLKMGLTFHNVGLYSDINYTLPQPTDPAFSEDISNTYFNLGSGFFYYTNKYYLGLSVPNMLKSKHLDIQRTGDELEFGSEVSHYFLTGGYVFDINETVKFKPFFMMKSAFGAPTSLDLSANFLFNQKFEVGGTYRLEDSFGAMLNYAVTPSIRIGYAYDHIVSDLKVTTPSSHELILLFDLNFPKKVSSSPRFF; this is encoded by the coding sequence ATGAAAGAAAGAATTATTCAGTTTGTTATTTTATTTGTAGGTATAATTGCTTTTGCACAACAAGATCCACATTATACGCAATACATGTATAATATGAGTGTAATGAATCCTGCGTATGCTGGTAGTAAGGAGAATTTATCTATGGGATTGTTATATAGAAAACAATGGGTTGAGATAGAGGATGCTCCAACGACTGGTACGTTTTTTGGGCACACTGCAGTTGGTAAGAATGTTGGATTGGGATTAAGTTTTATTTCTGACAAGATAGGTCCGGTAGAGGAGAACAATGTGTATGGGGATTTTTCATATACATTAAATTTAGGAGGAGATCATAAGTTAGCATTTGGATTAAAAATGGGATTAACCTTTCATAATGTAGGTTTGTATAGCGATATTAATTATACTTTGCCGCAACCAACAGACCCTGCATTTAGTGAAGATATCAGCAATACCTATTTTAATTTAGGATCAGGATTTTTCTATTATACCAATAAGTATTATTTAGGATTATCGGTTCCTAATATGTTAAAGTCAAAACATTTAGATATCCAGCGCACTGGAGATGAGTTAGAGTTTGGATCAGAGGTATCACATTATTTTTTAACAGGGGGATATGTTTTTGATATTAATGAAACCGTAAAGTTCAAGCCATTTTTCATGATGAAATCGGCCTTTGGCGCACCAACATCATTAGATTTATCGGCTAACTTTTTATTCAACCAGAAGTTTGAAGTAGGAGGAACTTATCGTTTAGAAGATAGTTTTGGTGCTATGTTAAATTATGCGGTTACACCATCAATTCGAATAGGCTATGCGTATGATCATATTGTTTCTGATTTAAAGGTAACTACCCCATCATCACATGAGCTTATCTTGTTATTTGATTTGAACTTCCCAAAGAAAGTATCGAGTTCACCAAGATTCTTCTAA